One Prevotella melaninogenica DNA window includes the following coding sequences:
- a CDS encoding HU family DNA-binding protein, producing the protein MVEFEVKSKKQTIGKKKGQTVYYAVAKSNQHLTLDSLCDMIMDETSLSRGDVMNTLITLGKMACRSLKMGASIDLGDLGSLRVYFPPKMMDTEKEVTAATLKTPKIVFTPKAKMREAVRAAEVSVDNPARRKSPSPSPSPKEGGKDSPGPVLEG; encoded by the coding sequence ATGGTAGAATTTGAAGTTAAATCAAAGAAACAAACAATCGGAAAGAAGAAGGGGCAGACGGTGTATTATGCCGTGGCTAAGAGTAATCAGCACCTGACACTAGACTCGCTGTGCGATATGATTATGGACGAGACTTCGCTCTCGCGCGGTGACGTGATGAACACGCTTATCACACTGGGCAAGATGGCGTGCCGTTCGCTGAAGATGGGCGCAAGTATTGACCTCGGCGATCTTGGTTCGCTTCGTGTTTACTTCCCACCAAAGATGATGGACACGGAGAAAGAGGTTACGGCTGCCACGCTTAAGACACCTAAGATTGTCTTTACGCCTAAGGCTAAGATGCGCGAGGCTGTACGAGCCGCAGAAGTTTCGGTGGACAATCCAGCAAGGAGAAAGAGCCCCAGTCCTAGCCCTTCTCCAAAAGAGGGAGGTAAAGATAGCCCTGGTCCAGTGCTGGAAGGTTAA
- the ruvC gene encoding crossover junction endodeoxyribonuclease RuvC, with protein MKTRSSQPEKILLGIDPGTNVMGYGVLRVCGNKAELVVMGVIDMRREKDVYLRLGRIFERVTGIIDEYLPDEVAVEAPFFGKNVQSMLKLGRAQGVVIAAAINHDVPIQEYAPLKIKMAITGNGSASKEQVAGMLQKLLHLRDDQMPHFMDATDAVAAAYCHFLQMSRPETDAKHYGSWKDFVHKNADRIR; from the coding sequence ATGAAAACAAGAAGTTCACAACCCGAAAAGATACTACTTGGTATCGATCCTGGCACTAATGTGATGGGATATGGTGTGCTACGTGTCTGTGGAAATAAAGCTGAACTTGTTGTCATGGGTGTCATTGACATGCGCAGGGAGAAAGATGTATATCTCCGATTAGGCAGAATATTTGAACGTGTAACAGGTATTATTGACGAATATTTACCTGATGAAGTAGCCGTCGAAGCTCCTTTCTTTGGAAAGAATGTACAATCAATGCTGAAACTTGGACGTGCGCAAGGTGTTGTTATTGCTGCTGCTATTAACCACGATGTCCCTATTCAAGAATACGCACCATTGAAAATTAAAATGGCTATTACGGGAAATGGCTCAGCCTCTAAGGAACAGGTTGCTGGTATGTTACAAAAGCTACTACATCTACGTGACGATCAAATGCCCCATTTTATGGATGCTACGGATGCTGTTGCAGCAGCTTATTGTCATTTCTTACAGATGAGTCGGCCAGAAACGGATGCTAAACACTATGGATCTTGGAAAGATTTTGTGCACAAAAATGCGGACAGAATAAGATAA
- a CDS encoding MBL fold metallo-hydrolase, protein MLKIQTFEVNPLQENCYVVSDETKECVIIDCGALTESEQNSIIDYIKGDGLTPVHNLGTHGHLDHHFGDAAILATFNLQPEVSEGDSVFMNNPKQAATQMLGMQLNYDLPAGDLKLTDKQIISFGSHTFKVMHTPGHSGGSVCFYCAEENVIFTGDTLFKGSIGRTDFPGGSMFQIISSLRELAQLPDTTIVYPGHGPQTSIGFELSHNPYMDR, encoded by the coding sequence ATGCTTAAAATCCAAACTTTCGAGGTTAATCCTCTTCAGGAGAACTGCTACGTTGTCAGTGACGAAACTAAGGAATGTGTTATTATTGATTGTGGCGCACTTACAGAAAGCGAACAGAACTCTATCATTGATTATATAAAAGGGGATGGACTAACACCTGTCCACAATCTTGGTACCCATGGTCATCTTGATCATCACTTTGGTGATGCTGCCATTCTTGCTACCTTCAACCTCCAACCAGAGGTTTCTGAAGGCGATAGTGTATTTATGAATAATCCAAAGCAGGCAGCTACACAGATGCTTGGAATGCAACTGAACTATGACTTGCCTGCTGGTGATTTAAAACTAACAGACAAGCAAATTATATCATTCGGTTCACACACCTTTAAGGTTATGCATACTCCTGGACATTCTGGCGGTTCAGTATGTTTTTATTGTGCAGAAGAGAATGTCATCTTTACTGGTGATACCTTGTTTAAAGGAAGTATTGGTAGAACAGATTTCCCTGGAGGTAGTATGTTTCAGATTATTAGTAGTCTTCGAGAACTTGCACAACTTCCCGACACTACTATTGTTTATCCTGGGCATGGACCACAGACATCTATCGGTTTCGAGCTATCTCATAACCCTTATATGGACCGATAA
- the rsmG gene encoding 16S rRNA (guanine(527)-N(7))-methyltransferase RsmG: MIEIIKKYFPQLTPKQEEQFAALDALYHDWNAKINVISRKDIDNLYEHHILHSLAIAKCINFREGTNILDFGTGGGFPGIPLAIFFPDANFKLIDGTGKKVRVAQEVADAIGLENVLPSHLRGEEEKGKFDFIVSRAVMPLPDLMKIVKKNIASDQHNVLPNGVIVLKGGNLDEELKPYKNIAEKTELSQWFDEEWFKEKYLIYVPG; the protein is encoded by the coding sequence ATGATTGAAATTATAAAGAAATACTTTCCTCAACTTACTCCAAAACAGGAAGAACAATTTGCAGCGCTCGATGCACTATACCACGATTGGAATGCAAAAATTAATGTCATTTCACGTAAAGATATTGATAATCTTTATGAGCATCATATTCTTCATTCATTAGCTATCGCAAAATGTATAAACTTCCGTGAAGGTACAAATATCCTTGACTTTGGTACTGGTGGAGGCTTTCCTGGTATTCCTCTTGCTATCTTCTTTCCTGATGCCAACTTTAAACTCATTGACGGTACAGGTAAGAAAGTAAGAGTTGCACAGGAAGTTGCTGATGCAATTGGTCTTGAAAATGTCCTCCCTTCTCACTTACGTGGAGAAGAAGAGAAAGGAAAGTTTGACTTCATTGTATCACGTGCAGTGATGCCACTACCTGATTTGATGAAGATTGTCAAGAAGAATATTGCATCAGACCAACATAATGTTTTACCAAATGGTGTCATTGTTTTAAAAGGTGGAAACCTTGATGAAGAGCTGAAACCATACAAAAACATTGCTGAGAAAACTGAACTTTCACAATGGTTTGATGAAGAATGGTTTAAGGAGAAATATCTTATTTACGTACCAGGATAA